A single window of Helicobacter pylori NCTC 11637 = CCUG 17874 = ATCC 43504 = JCM 12093 DNA harbors:
- a CDS encoding Panacea domain-containing protein: protein MIAQAESDSKLIKEDFQAWDYGLVIPDVYRNFCINGSTPITKREKIPNNIDREKEKELAKIYNQYKDADAWNMVKATHQKESAWSKHHVKGMRKVIKRDDIKAVKELLQEALLPKNKP from the coding sequence ATAATTGCTCAGGCAGAAAGCGATTCTAAACTCATTAAAGAAGATTTTCAAGCTTGGGATTATGGGCTTGTTATTCCTGATGTTTATCGTAATTTTTGTATCAATGGATCAACCCCAATCACTAAAAGAGAGAAAATACCGAATAATATAGACAGAGAAAAAGAAAAAGAACTTGCTAAAATCTACAATCAGTATAAGGATGCAGATGCTTGGAATATGGTTAAAGCAACCCATCAAAAAGAAAGTGCATGGTCTAAGCATCACGTGAAAGGTATGAGAAAAGTTATAAAAAGGGATGATATTAAAGCAGTTAAAGAATTATTACAAGAAGCATTACTTCCTAAGAATAAACCATGA